One region of Aphelocoma coerulescens isolate FSJ_1873_10779 chromosome 12, UR_Acoe_1.0, whole genome shotgun sequence genomic DNA includes:
- the PPARG gene encoding peroxisome proliferator-activated receptor gamma: MVDTEMPFWPMNFGISPVDLSAMDDHTHSFDIKPFTTVDFSSISSPHYEDLPLARSDQSGLDYKYDIKLQDCQSAIKMEPPSPPYFSEKVQLYNKPHEESSSSLMAIECRVCGDKASGFHYGVHACEGCKGFFRRTIRLKLIYDRCDLNCRIHKKSRNKCQYCRFQKCLAVGMSHNAIRFGRMPQAEKEKLLAEISSDIDQLNPESADLRALAKHLYDSYIKSFPLTKAKARAILTGKTTDKSPFVIYDMNSLMMGEDQIKCKHVSPLQEENKEVAIRIFQRCQFRSVEAVQEITEFAKNIPGFVNLDLNDQVTLLKYGVHEIIYTLLASLMNKDGVLISDGQGFMTREFLKSLRKPFCDFMEPKFEFAVKFNALELDDSDLAIFIAVIILSGDRPGLLNVKPIEDIQDNLLQALELQLKLNHPESSQLFAKLLQKMTDLRQIVTEHVQLLQIIKKTETDMSLHPLLQEIYKDLY, from the exons ATGGTTGACACAGAAATGCCGTTTTGGCCCATGAATTTTGGAATTAGCCCCGTGGATCTGTCAGCCATGGATGATCACACACATTCCTTTGACATCAAGCCCTTCACCACTGTTGACTTCTCGAGCATTTCCTCACCGCACTATGAAGATCTTCCTCTTGCCAGAAGTGATCAGTCAGGCCTGGATTATAAATATGATATCAAGCTCCAGGACTGCCAAA GTGCCATCAAAATGGagcctccttcccctccctatTTCTCAGAAAAGGTTCAGTTGTACAACAAACCTCACGAGGAGTCGTCCAGCTCGCTGATGGCCATCGAGTGCCGCGTGTGCGGGGACAAGGCCTCTGGCTTCCACTACGGGGTGCACGCCTGTGAGGGCTGCAAG gGCTTTTTTCGAAGAACAATCAGGTTAAAGCTAATTTATGACAGATGTGATCTGAACTGCCGGATCCACAAGAAAAGCAGGAATAAATGTCAGTACTGCAGGTTCCAGAAGTGCCTCGCTGTTGGAATGTCACATAATG CCATCAGGTTTGGGCGGATGCCGCAGGCGGAGAAGGAGAAGCTCCTGGCAGAGATCTCCAGCGACATCGACCAGTTAAACCCCGAATCCGCCGACCTGCGGGCGCTGGCCAAGCACTTGTACGACTCCTACATCAAGTCCTTCCCTCTGACCAAAGCCAAGGCGAGGGCCATCCTGACAGGAAAGACGACAGACAAATCA cCCTTTGTTATTTATGACATGAACTCTTTAATGATGGGAGAAGACCAGATCAAGTGCAAGCACGTGTCCCCCCTGCAGGAGGAGAACAAGGAGGTGGCCATCCGCATCTTCCAGCGCTGCCAGTTCCGCTCCGTGGAGGCCGTGCAGGAGATCACGGAATTCGCCAAGAACATTCCGGGCTTCGTCAATCTTGACCTGAACGACCAAGTAACTCTCCTGAAATACGGGGTCCATGAGATCATATATACTCTGCTGGCTTCTCTGATGAATAAGGATGGGGTTCTTATATCTGATGGACAAGGATTCATGACACGGGAGTTCCTGAAGAGCCTGAGAAAACCTTTTTGTGACTTTATGGAGCCCAAGTTTGAGTTTGCTGTGAAGTTCAATGCACTGGAATTAGACGACAGTGACCTGGCAATATTTATAGCTGTCATTATCCTAAGTGGAG ACCGCCCAGGGTTGTTAAATGTGAAGCCCATTGAAGACATTCAGGACAACCTGTTGCaagccctggagctgcagctgaagctgAACCACCCCGAGTCCTCGCAGCTGTTTGCAAAGCTGCTGCAGAAAATGACGGACCTCAGGCAGATCGTCACGGAGCACGTGCAGCTCCTGCAGATCATCAAGAAAACCGAGACAGACATGAGCCTCCATCCGCTCCTACAAGAGATCTACAAGGACTTGTATTAA